TACGACGGCCCATAGCCCCACACGTCGGCGGCCTTGCCGAGAGTCGGCTGGAAGACCACGCCGCCGCCGGAGGCCAGCACGTTGTCCGACGACAGGACGGTGGCCCGCTGCGCCGAGGGAATGCGCTCGTTGAGGTACGCCTGCCGGATCGGCCCGGTCGCCGCGGAGAGAACGGCCCAGACGGTCAGCAAGATCAGCACCGCCCAGAAGCCGGAGGCCAACCCCATCAGCAGCAGGACGATCACCGCGCCGATCGCGGCGAGGAGCAGCAACGACGTACGCCGCCGGAAGAGCTTCCCGATCACCGGCGCGGACGCACCGCCGATGATCTGCGCGCCCGCGTGGCACCGCTGAAGAACGTGAAGCCCAGCCCGAGCAGCGTCGACACCCCCGCCCACGCCGCGAACGCCGCACCGACGCTCAGCCCGGCGTCCAGCAGGAACAACGTGTTGATCCCCCAGATCAGCGACGAGGCACCGGTGGACACCACCGTCAGTACGACGTACGTCCGGAACAGCTGCTCGGCCCTCATCGCGAACTCCTTCACCACAGGTCAGGTCACCTGCTACGTCGGAGCCGCTCCCACCCTCTCGACCTGACGGCAGTTATCCGCTCGACAACTGCCTCAACGCCGCCTGACTCTGCTCGTCCGCCGCGCGGTAAATCACGACCAGCTGCGCCGGATCCTGCACCGGCGCCAGCGTCTCGAAGTCCACCGCGACCGACCCGACCTCCGGGTGCCGCATCGTCTTGCGTCCACGGCCGTTGACCTTGACGTCCTGCCCGGCCCACAGCCGCGCGAGCTCCCCCTCACCGCCGGCCACTTCGTCGACGATGGCGGCCAACACCTCGTCCTCCGGATGCGCGGCCCACGCCGTCCGCAAGTAGGCGATCCCGTCCCGTACGACGCTGTCGCGGTCGACGTAGAAGTCACGCATTCCCGGATGCAGCAGGCACAACCAGATCGCGTTGCGCTGCGCGGGCGGCAACTGGTCGAAATCGAGCAGCAATCGCGCCATCTCGCCGTTCCAGCTCAGGATGTCGAAGCGGTGGTTCAGCACCATCGCGGGCAGCGGCGCCAGGTCAGCGATCAACTGGACGAGCGCCGGCGCCGCGGTCGTCGCCGGCTTGTCCACGCTGCGAGGGCGCTGCTGCGCGAGGTCGAAGAGGTACGCGCGCTCGTCGGGCGCCAGGCGCAGCGCCCCGGCCAGCGCCTCCACCACCTCCGCCGAGGGGTTCAACCCTCGAGCCTGCTCCAGCCGTACGACGTAGTCGATGCTCACTCCGGCCAGCTCGGCAACCTCTTCGCGGCGCAGTCCCGGGGTCCGCCGCCACTGCCGACGCGACGGCAGGCCGAAGTCGCTCGGGTCGAGGCGCTCGCGCCGGGTCCGGAGGAACGCGGCCAACTCCTGGGTCGTCTTCACACCCGTCCCCAACAGCCAGGGTAGGACTCGTGTTCCCAGGCACTGCTCTCCCTTATCCCCGGCTCGGGACGGACGCAGGCTGGTTCGCGACACCGAATCGCGAGCAAGGAGAACACGCATGTCGCTCACCCTCGACACCTACCGGCTGCTGGGCCGGTCCGGCCTGTGGGTCTCGCCACTGGCGCTGGGCACGGCCACCTTCGGCACCGAGTGGGGCTGGGGCGCCGAGAAGGCCGAAGCCCGCAAGCTGTTCGACACCTACGTCGAGCGCGGCGGAAACTTCATCGACACCGCCACCACGTACACCGACGGCAGCTCCGAGCGGCTGCTGGGCGAGTTCACCCGCGACAACCGCGAGGGCCTCGTCCTGGCCACGAAGTACTCGACCTTGCGCCGGCCCGGCGACCCGAACTCCGGCGGCTCGCACCGCAAGAGCATGTTCGCGTCGGTCGAAGCGAGCCTGAGGCAACTGAACACGGACTACCTCGATCTGCTCTACCTGCACGTCTGGGACTTCACGACGCCCGCCGACGAGATCCTCCGCGGCCTGGACGACCTCGTGCGCCAGGGCAAGGTCCTGTACGTCGCCATGTCCAACGCCCCCGCCTGGGAGATCTCCCACCTGCAGGCCATCGCCGACCTCCGCGGCTGGTCCCCGCTCGTCGGCCTGCAGATCGAGTACAACCTGATCAACCGGGCCGCCGAACGCGACCTGATCCCGATGGCCCGGGCCATGGGCTTGGGCGTGACGCCGTACTCACCACTGGCCGGCGGCCTGCTCACCGGCAAGTACACCCGCGCCGACCTGACCTCGGCCGGAACCGCCGAAAGCACCCGCAAGACCTTCAACGCCGGCGTGGGCCTGATCACCGAACGAAACCTGGCCATCGCCGACGCCGTCCAGCAGGTCGCCAGGGAACTGGGCCACACCCCCGCCCAGGTAGCCCTGGCCTGGACCCTCCAGAACCCGGCCGTCACCGCACCGATCATCGGCGCCCGCACCGTCGAGCAACTCGAAAGCAACCTGGAAGCCCTGGAGGTCGACCTCACCCCCACCCACCTGACCCACCTCGACGAGGCCGCCGGCATCGACCTCGGCTACCCCCACGATCTCCTCGCCGGCGACCACATCCGCACCGTCACCAAAGGCACCCTGAAAACCGAACCCCGGAGGCAGTGACCTCGCTCGGGAGGGTCAGCGACGACCCAAGCGGCGTTCGCCGACCGTGGTCGCGGTGTAGGGCAGGTCGTAGTGCGCGAAGACCTTGGGCTCCTCGGCCCCGGTGAGCTCGCCGTCGGGATCGATGGACGGCGCTTCGTGGACGAGCTTCTTCGGGTACCGCACCCGCACCGCGTTCGGAGTGACGGTCGCACCGTCGACCGGCACGAACACCAGCCGCTTCCCGAGCAGACCGACCTTCACCGTCACGAAGGCCGGCTCGTCGGTGGAGGTGTCGACGTAGACCGCCTCCAGCTCGCCGACCTTGTCACCGTCGGGATCGATGACCTTCTGGCCGCTCCAGTCACGCAAGTTCTCTGCAGGAAACATGGACGCCCGGTACCCAGCCGAGCAGCGCGTCAATCTGATGACTAGGCGACCGGTCCGGTGTAGCTCATCCAGAAGTCGATCGCCGTACGCCGTGGGCGTGGAGCCGGCGCGCTGGTGGCGCCGAACTCCATCACCTGGTCGGGTGCCTGGGCGACGGTCGGCCAGGCAGGGAGGCCGGGGGCGTTCGGGTTGCCGGTGCGGACGAAGTTGACCCAGTACGCGCTCATCTGGTCGCGCAGTCGGTAGTCGGCCTCGGTGTAGTCGGCGTCGCCGTCCTTGCCGAGGTTGTCGTAGGCATACATCACCTCAGCCCCGTGATAAGCGCCGAACTTGGTCAGACCCGCATCCGGTGGGGTGTGTGAGAAAAAGTAGAGGTACGCCGGCGCGGAGCCCGTCCGCGTCTGCAGGCGTGCCCAGCGGTACATCGCCCGGGTCATGATCTTGTCGGTCTCGGCCTGCAGCAGGGAATCGAGCACCTCCTCCTCGGTACGGCCGGGGTAGAGACTCAGGAACCGCTCGGCGTTGGCGCCGTGCGTCGAGCGCACCTGCGTCTGGTACTTGTCCACGTTCGCGTCCGGCGGGTCCGCGAGGGCCAGCGACGACTCGTCCGCGTTGCTCCCGGCAAGGATCGGCACGTCCAGCTGATCACCGGAGGCGTAGATCTCCACGGGCGACCGGTCGAGTACATGCCCGTCGACCGAGGGACGCCAGTGCGCCTTGAGCGGCTTGGCCGCGTCGACGATCCGGTCGACCGGCATCGCACGCATCTCCTCCACCGTGGCGCCGCCGAGATTCTCCGCCAGGCGCCGGCCCGCGGCCGTGGCCGTCTCCTTGGTGTCGGCCTGGTCGTCGCGTTCGGTGTCGCCGGTGGTGCCCATGCACGCCCCGCTGCCGCCGATGATCCCGTCGACGAGCCCTTCGGCGAGCGGGGTCGCGCCCAGGATGCAGACGCTCTCGCCCCCGGCGGACTCCCCCGCGACCGTCACCCGCTCCGGGTCGCCGCCGAACGCCGCGATGTTCTGCCGTATCCACCGCAGGGCGGCGATCTGGTCCAGGATCCCGTAGTTGCCCGAGGCACCTTCAGCCGACTCCGCGGCGAGCTCGGGATGGGAGAGGAACCCGAGGACCCCCAGCCGGTAGTTCAGGGTGACCGTGACGATCTCACCTCGAGAGGCGAGCGCCTCGCCGTCGTACAGAGGCAGGGCGCCGGAGCCGCCGGTGAAGCCACCGCCGGGGATGTAGACGAGCACCGGTCGCTTCGCCGCCGCGGGCTTCGTACCGCGCCAGATGTTCAGCGACAGACTGTCCTCGCCGGCCGGGTAGGAGTTGACGAACGTCTTCTCGAGCGGAATCTCGACGACCCGCGTGAGCGCCCGGATGAAGAAGTTCGACGACCCCTGAACCGGTACGTCGGAGAAGCGGTCGGCGACGAACACGTCCGGCCGGGGCGCGGGCGGCTTGGGCGGGCGCCAGCGCAGGTCGCCCACCGGCGGCTGCGCGTACGGAATGCCGGCGAAGATGTCGACGGTGCCGGCGTCGTTCGAGACTCCCTGCACCGGCCCTTCCCGAGTGGGAACGACCGCGGAAGGTCGCGGATCGTCACCTCCCGCGACACGACGCTGCGGCGACGGGTACGCGACGACAGCCACGGCGGCCACGAGCACGCCGGCCAGCAACCACGCGCCGGCCTTGAGCACAACAGGTCCCCGCAACCACCACCGTGCGGTCGCCCCGAGCACGATGAGCAACGCGGCCACGAGCGCCCAGCCCCACCACGGACTTCGGTTGAGCCAGGCAAGCACCACCGCGATCACCGTCACCGGAAGCAGCGGCCACCAGCGCCGGGCCACCTTCCCGAACGGGCGCCCCCGGCGCGGACCGGCTGTCGATTCCACCATGTGAGCACCGTACCCAACGGCGAGCGTCGATCAGCGCCTTTCGGCATGACTGACTGCGCAGACAACGCGTGACACCACGTCACTGGTTCGCCTGCCGCAACGACGACAGACTGAGGACTACGATCCTTCGACCCGTTGCACCACCCATCGTCGCGACGACGCGTGGGAGTCCATCCGAGGAGAGAAGCTCTGTGATGCGAAAAACGTTGCCCGCAGCAATCGTTGCCGTGGCGGTGGCCGCGACGGCCGGAGGAGTCTCGACGGCTTCGGTCTCGACGGCCTCCGTCGCGCAGACGGCCTCGCGCCCGGCCGTGCAGTGGGGACCGTGCCCGGCCGACGCCACCGGCCCCGGCCTGCAGTGCGCGACGCTCGACGTACCGCTCGACTACCGCCGTCCGGACGGGCAGAAGATCTCCGTCGCGTTCTCCCGCCTGGCGAGCGCCAAGCCGGAGCAGCGCCGCGGCGTCCTCCTGCTCAACCAGGGCGGCCCGGGCCTGGGCGGACTGAACTTCGCCGACACCCTGGTGAAGAGCGGACTGCCGCAGCAGGTGCGGGACAGCTACGACCTGATCGGGTTCGACCCGCGCGGCATCGGACACAGTACGCCGCTGACCTGCGACCTGACGCCCGAGCAGCAAGGGCCTGCCTCGAACCCGCCCGCCCCGAAGACGCTGGCGGACGTGAAGAAGTCGGCCGTGTTCGCGAAGACCGTCGCCGACCAGTGCGCCGCGTCGGCCACCGGCTCTCTGCTGCCGTACATCACCACGAAGAACACCGCGCGCGACATGGACCGGATCCGCGAGGCGCTCGGTGAACCGAAGCTCTCGTACTACGGCGCGTCGTACGGCACCTACCTGGGCGCCGTGTACGCGACGATGTTCCCGCACCGCAGCGACCGCGTCGTCCTCGACAGCAACCTCGGCCCGAACGGCTACGACAGCCACGCGCTGCGCCAGCAGGCGCTGGGCGTCCAGCT
The Kribbella italica DNA segment above includes these coding regions:
- a CDS encoding MFS transporter; this translates as MIGKLFRRRTSLLLLAAIGAVIVLLLMGLASGFWAVLILLTVWAVLSAATGPIRQAYLNERIPSAQRATVLSSDNVLASGGGVVFQPTLGKAADVWGYGPSYLVGAVVQLLALPFFLLAGRASSEVQDDEQVIAEHNETLVVSR
- a CDS encoding helix-turn-helix domain-containing protein, with translation MKTTQELAAFLRTRRERLDPSDFGLPSRRQWRRTPGLRREEVAELAGVSIDYVVRLEQARGLNPSAEVVEALAGALRLAPDERAYLFDLAQQRPRSVDKPATTAAPALVQLIADLAPLPAMVLNHRFDILSWNGEMARLLLDFDQLPPAQRNAIWLCLLHPGMRDFYVDRDSVVRDGIAYLRTAWAAHPEDEVLAAIVDEVAGGEGELARLWAGQDVKVNGRGRKTMRHPEVGSVAVDFETLAPVQDPAQLVVIYRAADEQSQAALRQLSSG
- a CDS encoding aldo/keto reductase encodes the protein MSLTLDTYRLLGRSGLWVSPLALGTATFGTEWGWGAEKAEARKLFDTYVERGGNFIDTATTYTDGSSERLLGEFTRDNREGLVLATKYSTLRRPGDPNSGGSHRKSMFASVEASLRQLNTDYLDLLYLHVWDFTTPADEILRGLDDLVRQGKVLYVAMSNAPAWEISHLQAIADLRGWSPLVGLQIEYNLINRAAERDLIPMARAMGLGVTPYSPLAGGLLTGKYTRADLTSAGTAESTRKTFNAGVGLITERNLAIADAVQQVARELGHTPAQVALAWTLQNPAVTAPIIGARTVEQLESNLEALEVDLTPTHLTHLDEAAGIDLGYPHDLLAGDHIRTVTKGTLKTEPRRQ
- a CDS encoding PRC-barrel domain-containing protein; this translates as MFPAENLRDWSGQKVIDPDGDKVGELEAVYVDTSTDEPAFVTVKVGLLGKRLVFVPVDGATVTPNAVRVRYPKKLVHEAPSIDPDGELTGAEEPKVFAHYDLPYTATTVGERRLGRR
- a CDS encoding carboxylesterase/lipase family protein, with translation MVESTAGPRRGRPFGKVARRWWPLLPVTVIAVVLAWLNRSPWWGWALVAALLIVLGATARWWLRGPVVLKAGAWLLAGVLVAAVAVVAYPSPQRRVAGGDDPRPSAVVPTREGPVQGVSNDAGTVDIFAGIPYAQPPVGDLRWRPPKPPAPRPDVFVADRFSDVPVQGSSNFFIRALTRVVEIPLEKTFVNSYPAGEDSLSLNIWRGTKPAAAKRPVLVYIPGGGFTGGSGALPLYDGEALASRGEIVTVTLNYRLGVLGFLSHPELAAESAEGASGNYGILDQIAALRWIRQNIAAFGGDPERVTVAGESAGGESVCILGATPLAEGLVDGIIGGSGACMGTTGDTERDDQADTKETATAAGRRLAENLGGATVEEMRAMPVDRIVDAAKPLKAHWRPSVDGHVLDRSPVEIYASGDQLDVPILAGSNADESSLALADPPDANVDKYQTQVRSTHGANAERFLSLYPGRTEEEVLDSLLQAETDKIMTRAMYRWARLQTRTGSAPAYLYFFSHTPPDAGLTKFGAYHGAEVMYAYDNLGKDGDADYTEADYRLRDQMSAYWVNFVRTGNPNAPGLPAWPTVAQAPDQVMEFGATSAPAPRPRRTAIDFWMSYTGPVA
- a CDS encoding alpha/beta hydrolase, with protein sequence MRKTLPAAIVAVAVAATAGGVSTASVSTASVAQTASRPAVQWGPCPADATGPGLQCATLDVPLDYRRPDGQKISVAFSRLASAKPEQRRGVLLLNQGGPGLGGLNFADTLVKSGLPQQVRDSYDLIGFDPRGIGHSTPLTCDLTPEQQGPASNPPAPKTLADVKKSAVFAKTVADQCAASATGSLLPYITTKNTARDMDRIREALGEPKLSYYGASYGTYLGAVYATMFPHRSDRVVLDSNLGPNGYDSHALRQQALGVQLRFPDFAKLVSADPDKYGLGKTPAAVTAKYYELAKRLEKTPALGYDGTLFRVITATYLRSDPLMLELATLWRQLETALDTGKTAPAVTERAAAPAGDNFQAGYFGVICGDSRWPTSVHTYQANVAIDRIRYPLYGAFAANIRPCAFWPDPIEPQVKISDRGPANVLMVQNLRDPATPMPLALKLRKAFGDRARLVTIDQGGHGAYVFTPSKCGNNTVTDFLVTGRRPAHDKFCPAPPA